A segment of the bacterium genome:
TAGAATCCTTTTCCTTCTTTGATGATATCCCGGCTCTTCTGTAGTATTTCGTTGTTCTTGGCTGACGGCATTACGCGCCTCCTTTGTTCTTCAGAAGTTCTTTTTCGTCTACCCTGACGGCCGGTCCGATCGTGGATGACAGCGTGACGGACCTGACGAACTGCCCCTTTACGCTGGCCGGCTTGACCGCCAGCAGGTCTTCGATAAAGGTCGAGACATTCTCGCACAGTTTTTCGGCGTCGAACGATATTCTGCCGACCGAACTGTGGATGCATCCGCCCTTATCGGTCTTGAATTCGATCTTTCCTTTTTTCAAGGCCTTGACCTGGCTGCCGACATCAAAGGTTACCGTACCCGATTTAGGGGAAGGCATAAGTCCCTTGGGGCCCAGGATCTTTCCCAGCTTACCGACCTCTGACATGGAATCCGGCGTGGCGATCA
Coding sequences within it:
- the rplA gene encoding 50S ribosomal protein L1 produces the protein MKQKHSKRFREQKTKVEAKPYPLKEAIEKVKSIANAKYDESVDISIKLNIDIKKQDQQVRGISNMPHGTGRQKKILVLTKGEKEKEAKDAGADFVGFEEFIEKIKGGWFDFDIMIATPDSMSEVGKLGKILGPKGLMPSPKSGTVTFDVGSQVKALKKGKIEFKTDKGGCIHSSVGRISFDAEKLCENVSTFIEDLLAVKPASVKGQFVRSVTLSSTIGPAVRVDEKELLKNKGGA